The following proteins come from a genomic window of Larimichthys crocea isolate SSNF chromosome XV, L_crocea_2.0, whole genome shotgun sequence:
- the LOC113747734 gene encoding trichohyalin-like isoform X2 yields the protein MEISQDSPSLVAFEKECAQMAEIRNAYQSEKEKIEYERKKTEKNAMCEDTEAFEIEKKEMAMTREDYIQEKSDIQRMREAFELERENMKKEREAFKKELKEQNMKKEAFNDEYHAMINDREMFKRAKEEMAMMRKAYIREKIGIQRMRDAFQLEKENIEKERKAFDRKPKKKYRRRKAFNDEKHTMCEERKVFEMERTEMEKMREAFIQEKTDIQKMRDAFRLEKENIEKERKAFNKALRKRYKRRKAFNAEKHVMCEERKVFEMEKMEMEKMRKAYVEEKTHIQSMREALSKQADMMMQKKNASLTEQKSPTTSAVGMSNNSSSSFVSV from the exons ATGGAAATTTCACAGGACTCACCTTCTTTGGTG GCCTTTGAGAAAGAGTGTGCTCAAATGGCTGAGATCAGGAATGCCTACCAGTCGGAGAAGGAGAAGAtagaatatgaaagaaaaaagacagagaaaaatgctATGTGTGAGGACACGGAGGCTTTCGagatagaaaagaaagagatggcCATGACGAGAGAGGACTACATTCAAGAAAAGtcagacatacagagaatgaGGGAGGCTTTCGagttggagagagaaaacatgaaaaaagaaagagaggccTTCAAAAAAGAACTTAAggaacaaaatatgaaaaaggaAGCCTTTAATGATGAATATCATGCTATGATTAATGACCGCGAGATGTTCAAGAGAGCAAAGGAAGAAATGGCAATGATGAGAAAGGCCTACATTCGGGAAAAGATCGGAATCCAGAGGATGAGGGATGCTTTCCAGTTGGAGAAGGAGAAcatagaaaaggaaagaaaagcttTTGATAGAAAACCTAAGAAAAAATATAGGAGGAGAAAGGCttttaatgatgaaaaacacactATGTGTGAAGAGAGGAAGGTGTTTGAGATGGAAAGGACGGAGATGGAAAAGATGAGGGAGGCCTTCATTCAAGAAAAGACGGACATCCAGAAGATGAGAGATGCTTTCCGATTGGAGAAGGAGAacatagaaaaagaaagaaaagcctTCAATAAAGCACTTAGGAAAAGATATAAGAGGAGAAAGGCTTTTAATGCTGAAAAACATGTTATGTGTGAGGAGAGGAAGGTGTTTGAGAtggaaaagatggagatggaaaaGATGAGGAAAGCCTACGTtgaagaaaagacacacatcCAGAGCATGAGGGAGGCTTTGAGCAAACAGGCAGATATGATGATGCAGAAGAAAAATGCATCACTGACAGAACAAAAATCACCAACAACCAGTGCTGTCGGCATGTCAAATAATTCATCCTCcagctttgtttctgtttga
- the LOC113747734 gene encoding trichohyalin-like isoform X1, which produces MEISQDSPSLVMNLHVPSVLQQQQQQQQLAQGTEMNRLAQNTQQRDMIPLDNKANCLLSQEESIQENKEKITSDGTESDHVQAFEKECAQMAEIRNAYQSEKEKIEYERKKTEKNAMCEDTEAFEIEKKEMAMTREDYIQEKSDIQRMREAFELERENMKKEREAFKKELKEQNMKKEAFNDEYHAMINDREMFKRAKEEMAMMRKAYIREKIGIQRMRDAFQLEKENIEKERKAFDRKPKKKYRRRKAFNDEKHTMCEERKVFEMERTEMEKMREAFIQEKTDIQKMRDAFRLEKENIEKERKAFNKALRKRYKRRKAFNAEKHVMCEERKVFEMEKMEMEKMRKAYVEEKTHIQSMREALSKQADMMMQKKNASLTEQKSPTTSAVGMSNNSSSSFVSV; this is translated from the exons ATGGAAATTTCACAGGACTCACCTTCTTTGGTG ATGAATCTCCATGTACCTTCCGTGcttcagcagcaacaacaacaacaacaactagcACAGGGTACAGAGATGAACCGGCTGGCACAAAATACCCAGCAGCGAGACATGATCCCTCTGGACAACAAGGCTAACTGTCTCCTCTCCCAGGAAGAATCGATCCAGGAGAACAAAGAG AAAATTACCAGTGATGGTACAGAATCTGATCACGTCCAGGCCTTTGAGAAAGAGTGTGCTCAAATGGCTGAGATCAGGAATGCCTACCAGTCGGAGAAGGAGAAGAtagaatatgaaagaaaaaagacagagaaaaatgctATGTGTGAGGACACGGAGGCTTTCGagatagaaaagaaagagatggcCATGACGAGAGAGGACTACATTCAAGAAAAGtcagacatacagagaatgaGGGAGGCTTTCGagttggagagagaaaacatgaaaaaagaaagagaggccTTCAAAAAAGAACTTAAggaacaaaatatgaaaaaggaAGCCTTTAATGATGAATATCATGCTATGATTAATGACCGCGAGATGTTCAAGAGAGCAAAGGAAGAAATGGCAATGATGAGAAAGGCCTACATTCGGGAAAAGATCGGAATCCAGAGGATGAGGGATGCTTTCCAGTTGGAGAAGGAGAAcatagaaaaggaaagaaaagcttTTGATAGAAAACCTAAGAAAAAATATAGGAGGAGAAAGGCttttaatgatgaaaaacacactATGTGTGAAGAGAGGAAGGTGTTTGAGATGGAAAGGACGGAGATGGAAAAGATGAGGGAGGCCTTCATTCAAGAAAAGACGGACATCCAGAAGATGAGAGATGCTTTCCGATTGGAGAAGGAGAacatagaaaaagaaagaaaagcctTCAATAAAGCACTTAGGAAAAGATATAAGAGGAGAAAGGCTTTTAATGCTGAAAAACATGTTATGTGTGAGGAGAGGAAGGTGTTTGAGAtggaaaagatggagatggaaaaGATGAGGAAAGCCTACGTtgaagaaaagacacacatcCAGAGCATGAGGGAGGCTTTGAGCAAACAGGCAGATATGATGATGCAGAAGAAAAATGCATCACTGACAGAACAAAAATCACCAACAACCAGTGCTGTCGGCATGTCAAATAATTCATCCTCcagctttgtttctgtttga